GACGCGTGCGAGCTGACCACGTTGAAGGACGCGCTCCTGGAGGAGGCCGACGTCGTGGTTTCAGCCACCGGCGATGACAAGGTCAACCTTGTGGTCTCGCTGCTGGCGAAAAGCGAATTCGGCGTGGCGCGGACGGTGGGCCGCGTCAACAATCCCAAGAACGACTGGATGTTCAACGATTCCTGGGGTGTGGACGTAGCCGTGAACACGCCGCGCCTGATGACGGCACTGGTGGAGGAAGCCGTGGAAATCGGCGACCTGGTCCGGCTGCTGACCCTTCAGACGGGTGTGTCTTCGATGGTGGAGTTCACTGTTCCTACGGACTCGCACCTGACGGGCCGGACCCTGGGTTCCATCGACTGGCCCCTGGATGCCACGGTGGTTGCGATCCTGCGGGACGACGCCCCGATCACGCCCAGCAACGACGACGTCGTGGAGCCGGGAGACGAGCTGTT
This window of the Arthrobacter sp. zg-Y919 genome carries:
- a CDS encoding TrkA family potassium uptake protein, coding for MKVVIAGAGSVGSSIAKELLGHGHDVLLIDEKPECVGRSGLRGARWLIGDACELTTLKDALLEEADVVVSATGDDKVNLVVSLLAKSEFGVARTVGRVNNPKNDWMFNDSWGVDVAVNTPRLMTALVEEAVEIGDLVRLLTLQTGVSSMVEFTVPTDSHLTGRTLGSIDWPLDATVVAILRDDAPITPSNDDVVEPGDELFFITTIAAEDELRAVLSPAAAEATANARQDSGGAVEAEPVEPAAGTMAEGLETTHASQSPSA